A window of Littorina saxatilis isolate snail1 linkage group LG7, US_GU_Lsax_2.0, whole genome shotgun sequence contains these coding sequences:
- the LOC138971942 gene encoding uncharacterized protein, with product MLNNYLVWRMAHRYVQDLGWDYVHANREIYVDMTGVAEFLGTWKYCVRKIDTDMNEALSALFVKDHFSDANKRAAHEITNYIKKAMSESLKSTFHWMSPDTRLLAQKKHYPTVTTREKTCVCFVVAHVFMQVLFLLFFQIDLSGIGIPYGYFVGTNDEYLKELTDYKKFMRTVGGYLLRDAKLNITAAEKNYRLETFVNDAFMVESQLAGFKSIAEATQNPHASDKRLTLTDLNNLSGGAIDWVKLFTYMFDMSPVNRNTYVVVLEQDYITKVTNWLNNMDSGNKSRMLNNYLVWRIA from the exons ATGCTCAACAACTACCTGGTGTGGCGCATGGCTCACCGCTACGTGCAGGACCTGGGCTGGGACTACGTGCACGCCAACCGCGAGATCTACGTGGACATGACGGGCGTGGCGGAGTTCCTCGGCACGTGGAAGTACTGCGTCAGGAAGATCGACACCGACATGAACGAGGCCTTGAGTGCTCTCTTCGTCAAGGATCACTTCTCGGACGCCAACAAGAGAGCG GCCCATGAAATAACGAACTATATCAAGAAGGCCATGTCAGAAAGTCTGAAGAGTACCTTCCATTGGATGTCGCCCGATACAAGACTACTTGCTCAGAAGAag CACTACCCCACAGTGACTACTCGTGAAAAGACAT gtgtatgttttgtggttgCACATGTTTTCATGcaagttctttttcttcttttttttcagatcGACTTGTCTGGAATTGGTATCCCGTACGGCTATTTCGTTGGAACTAATGACGAGTACTTGAAG GAGCTGACTGACTACAAGAAGTTCATGCGCACCGTGGGGGGCTACCTACTCCGGGACGCCAAGCTCAACATCACTGCCGCGGAGAAGAACTACCGCCTGGAGACCTTCGTCAACGACGCCTTTATGGTGGAGTCACAGCTTGCCGGG TTCAAGTCGATCGCAGAGGCCACACAGAATCCTCACGCGTCGGACAAACGCCTGACGCTGACCGACCTCAACAACTTGTCAGGAGGAGCG ATCGACTGGGTCAAGCTGTTCACGTACATGTTTGACATGTCCCCGGTCAACAGAAATACATACGTGGTGGTGCTGGAACAAGACTACATCACCAAGGTCACAAACTGGTTGAACAACATGGACAGTGGCAACAAATCCCG AATGCTCAACAACTACCTGGTGTGGCGGATAGCATAG